The Arachis hypogaea cultivar Tifrunner chromosome 16, arahy.Tifrunner.gnm2.J5K5, whole genome shotgun sequence genome contains a region encoding:
- the LOC112758544 gene encoding transcription factor bHLH149 gives MSSLQPNVDSTNSEAMQRSNPKKRRKIGHSNSLSLVPWRSETQQRIYSSKLAEALRHVIHRNPPSPPAKSSAGREVRETADRVLASTAKGRTRWSRAILASPLNRWKLRRMHKKVHKASTGLPKKSPETRRRLPVVQKKARVLGRLVPGCRKLTFPNLLEEATDYISALEMQVRAMTALTELLTGGGSLASA, from the coding sequence ATGTCATCTCTGCAACCGAACGTCGATTCTACAAATTCGGAAGCGATGCAACGATCCAATCCCAAGAAGCGCCGGAAAATTGGACACAGCAATTCCCTCAGCCTCGTTCCATGGAGATCCGAGACGCAACAGCGGATCTACTCTTCCAAGCTCGCAGAAGCTCTCCGCCACGTCATCCATCGGAACCCTCCGTCTCCGCCGGCAAAGTCTAGTGCCGGTCGAGAGGTTCGCGAGACCGCCGACCGAGTCCTCGCTTCCACTGCAAAAGGCCGGACTCGTTGGAGCCGCGCTATCCTTGCTAGTCCACTCAACCGGTGGAAGCTCCGGCGGATGCACAAGAAGGTTCACAAGGCCTCCACCGGATTGCCGAAGAAGTCGCCGGAGACTCGCCGGAGATTACCGGTGGTGCAGAAGAAAGCGCGCGTTCTCGGCCGGTTAGTCCCCGGCTGCCGGAAGCTCACGTTCCCGAACCTTCTAGAAGAAGCCACAGACTACATCTCGGCGTTGGAGATGCAGGTGAGAGCCATGACGGCACTCACGGAGTTACTCACCGGCGGCGGCTCCCTCGCCTCGGCTTGA